One window of Treponema denticola genomic DNA carries:
- the rbr gene encoding rubrerythrin — protein MQSLKGTKTEQNILSAFIGESQARNKYTFWASTAEKEGFVQIARIFIETAEQEREHAKRLFNFLEGGEVTVSATAPAGVVGTTLENLRQAAAGENHEWQHMYPEFAKIAREEGFPLIAAVMDSIAVAEKYHAERYEAFIKRLEENSMWVQESPTTWKCLNCGFIVVSKNAPEKCPACAHPKAYFARLEESF, from the coding sequence ATGCAATCATTAAAAGGAACAAAGACCGAACAGAATATCCTTTCGGCTTTTATCGGAGAGTCTCAAGCTCGTAATAAGTATACATTTTGGGCAAGCACGGCCGAAAAGGAAGGCTTTGTGCAAATTGCAAGGATTTTTATTGAAACGGCAGAGCAGGAAAGGGAACATGCAAAACGCCTCTTTAACTTTTTAGAAGGCGGAGAGGTTACCGTTTCGGCTACGGCTCCTGCAGGTGTGGTAGGTACAACTTTGGAAAATCTAAGGCAGGCTGCCGCCGGCGAAAATCATGAATGGCAGCACATGTATCCCGAATTTGCTAAAATTGCAAGGGAAGAAGGTTTTCCTTTAATCGCTGCCGTTATGGACAGCATCGCTGTTGCCGAAAAATACCATGCAGAAAGGTATGAGGCCTTTATCAAAAGGCTCGAAGAGAATTCTATGTGGGTACAAGAAAGTCCGACAACATGGAAGTGCTTAAACTGCGGCTTTATCGTGGTCAGTAAAAACGCTCCCGAAAAATGTCCTGCCTGTGCTCATCCCAAAGCTTATTTTGCCCGTTTGGAAGAAAGTTTTTAA
- a CDS encoding ATP-binding protein → MKENRFTEFKEDLSSGFLKTVSAFANFGTGKILFGIKDDGSIKGIQNPYKMCLDIENKINDSIHPKPDFSFSINRSTGVITLEVKDGAFKPYLYKGKAYRRSDTTTVEVDQIELKRLILMGDNMSFEELPSPAQDLTFESFFRIIQQKLKLESLSTDVLKTLGFYTKKGEFNHAAALFADKNNFSGIDMVRFGASISEILDRDILTNKSILEEYNQAIFFFEKYYQYEKIEGMERNLIERIPIEAFRETLANAIVHRVWDIPAHIRIAMYPDRIEIYSPGGLPSGISKEEYLKGYISRLRNPIIANVFFRLHLIEMFGTGIKRIMDCYEEYDVKPIFDISENNICVTLPVVDRKKEVNSDEMIILEILSKGIRLSSSELVLKSGFGKNKVVRLIGSLLEKNYVQKEGSGRGIKYHV, encoded by the coding sequence ATGAAAGAAAATAGATTTACGGAATTTAAAGAAGACCTTAGTTCCGGCTTTTTAAAAACGGTTTCGGCTTTTGCCAACTTCGGTACCGGAAAAATATTGTTTGGAATTAAAGACGACGGTTCTATAAAAGGAATTCAAAATCCTTATAAGATGTGTTTGGATATTGAAAATAAAATCAATGACAGTATTCACCCAAAGCCTGATTTTTCTTTTTCCATTAACCGCAGCACCGGTGTAATCACATTAGAAGTAAAAGACGGAGCATTTAAACCCTATTTATATAAGGGAAAAGCATACAGGCGAAGCGATACGACTACCGTAGAAGTAGATCAAATTGAATTAAAACGGCTGATTTTGATGGGAGACAACATGTCCTTTGAGGAGCTGCCGTCCCCTGCACAAGATTTGACCTTTGAGTCCTTTTTTCGGATTATTCAACAAAAATTAAAACTGGAAAGCTTAAGTACCGATGTCCTAAAGACTCTCGGCTTTTATACGAAAAAAGGAGAGTTTAATCATGCTGCTGCATTATTTGCAGATAAAAATAACTTCTCCGGTATTGATATGGTTCGGTTCGGAGCCTCAATCAGCGAAATTTTAGATAGGGATATTTTGACAAATAAATCAATCTTAGAAGAATATAATCAGGCAATTTTCTTTTTTGAAAAATATTATCAATATGAAAAAATTGAAGGAATGGAGCGGAATCTAATTGAACGCATACCTATAGAAGCTTTCCGAGAAACTCTTGCTAATGCAATCGTTCATAGGGTTTGGGATATTCCGGCACATATTCGTATTGCTATGTACCCCGATAGAATAGAAATCTATTCCCCCGGCGGATTACCCTCAGGTATCAGCAAGGAAGAATATTTGAAGGGCTATATCTCCAGATTGCGGAACCCGATTATAGCCAATGTTTTTTTTAGATTACACCTAATAGAAATGTTTGGAACAGGTATCAAGCGTATCATGGACTGCTATGAAGAATATGATGTAAAACCGATTTTTGATATTTCAGAAAACAATATTTGTGTAACTCTTCCCGTTGTCGACCGAAAAAAAGAAGTAAATTCGGATGAAATGATTATTCTGGAAATTTTGTCAAAAGGAATACGATTATCCAGCAGTGAACTGGTTTTAAAAAGCGGCTTTGGAAAGAATAAGGTTGTAAGACTTATCGGTTCTTTACTTGAAAAAAACTATGTTCAAAAAGAGGGAAGCGGCAGAGGCATAAAATATCATGTATAG
- a CDS encoding clustered-type lipoprotein, which translates to MQSNKLKLIFILMLAAFIISCSKEVKEQKPVEAKVESSAKIEPKENEFLSKPEYNTHVKSPEQIKELEEKYKKSKTYEEKLKQLGAELDKKEKILNYKFPTGITIDELAQQKAPVLYSPADNLEFIHFYEIKKDGEFCYCKYKAPTQNGGTLDYQVTYKWYNIEQMYLPLSYNLLSENNMGRINEELIENQVHGSVYSMENDEKKDEMIKLFEDYENTQYPLFKEVVHTDWDTGVKTIGYKQYDMKILDYVKGNFTNSGYDEYFVMFYEDDPDPEIYDQFIERVRCFVVSEGKIISDYYISNSGGFFYPGLSNDKLSEVEAFGFKFSQGWIADFNQNGINEIYLAAFFNIEGGGLLMVEYNDGSFVSGYVYGDRYDIVSVDWYKKIIIIKDKSGNGEWIDDYQWNDTLKEFILYKEQILGGLRNEKNY; encoded by the coding sequence ATGCAAAGTAACAAATTAAAACTCATTTTCATCTTAATGTTAGCGGCTTTTATCATTTCGTGTTCTAAAGAGGTTAAAGAACAGAAGCCTGTTGAAGCAAAAGTTGAATCATCTGCAAAAATTGAACCGAAAGAAAATGAATTTTTATCAAAGCCTGAATATAACACGCACGTGAAGAGTCCTGAACAAATTAAGGAATTAGAAGAAAAATACAAAAAAAGTAAAACATACGAAGAGAAACTTAAACAGCTTGGAGCCGAACTAGATAAGAAAGAAAAAATCCTAAACTATAAATTCCCTACAGGTATTACTATTGATGAATTGGCACAGCAAAAGGCTCCGGTATTGTATAGTCCGGCAGATAACCTTGAGTTTATTCATTTTTATGAGATAAAAAAAGATGGTGAATTTTGCTATTGTAAATATAAAGCGCCTACTCAAAACGGAGGAACTCTTGATTATCAGGTTACCTATAAGTGGTACAACATTGAACAGATGTATCTTCCTCTCTCTTATAATCTTTTAAGTGAGAACAACATGGGAAGAATAAATGAAGAGCTTATAGAAAACCAAGTACACGGTTCTGTATATAGTATGGAAAACGATGAAAAAAAAGATGAAATGATAAAACTGTTTGAAGATTACGAAAACACACAATATCCTTTATTTAAGGAAGTTGTGCATACAGATTGGGATACGGGAGTCAAAACTATAGGATATAAACAATATGATATGAAAATCCTTGATTATGTAAAGGGGAACTTTACAAACTCAGGATATGATGAATACTTTGTTATGTTTTATGAAGATGATCCTGATCCGGAAATATATGATCAATTTATAGAAAGGGTGAGATGTTTTGTAGTTTCTGAAGGCAAGATAATAAGTGACTACTATATTAGTAATTCCGGCGGTTTTTTTTATCCAGGTCTTAGTAATGATAAACTTTCTGAAGTGGAAGCTTTCGGGTTTAAATTTTCACAAGGGTGGATAGCCGACTTTAATCAAAATGGAATAAATGAAATATATCTTGCTGCTTTTTTTAATATAGAAGGCGGCGGGCTATTAATGGTTGAATATAATGATGGATCTTTTGTTTCCGGTTATGTATATGGTGATCGTTACGATATAGTATCTGTTGATTGGTATAAAAAAATAATTATAATAAAAGATAAGTCGGGAAACGGTGAATGGATAGATGATTATCAATGGAATGATACTTTAAAAGAGTTTATTCTATATAAAGAGCAAATATTAGGAGGATTAAGAAATGAAAAAAATTATTAA
- a CDS encoding M48 family metalloprotease, with translation MKKKFGLFVIISLIPVVVLSCALLGSLDDPLAFTKNAIDAAAPIVEASKPIENEKEYYIGREVAAIILSNYKLYRNKQLENYLNLICMTLVLNSDVPESYNGYHVAILDTDEINAFATPGGHVLVTKGLLSCTDSEDALAGVIAHELGHIQLKHGIGAIKANRITAAAVESSATMAVGSEKKAELKFLEDASKEIVTTLVNSGYSKSQEYDADRFAVNLMAKAGYDPKAMTEMLKIMSEKQKHDSRGFGKTHPSAVSRIKSVEKESKKLAGDYNRSARLNRYQKNKLK, from the coding sequence ATGAAGAAAAAATTCGGATTATTTGTAATTATAAGTTTAATACCGGTAGTTGTTTTATCTTGTGCCCTATTGGGAAGTTTAGATGATCCTCTTGCTTTTACAAAAAATGCTATTGATGCTGCAGCCCCTATTGTTGAAGCGTCGAAGCCTATTGAAAATGAGAAAGAGTATTATATAGGCAGGGAAGTTGCTGCCATCATTTTAAGCAATTATAAACTTTACAGGAACAAACAGTTGGAAAACTATCTTAACTTGATCTGTATGACCTTGGTTTTGAATTCCGACGTACCTGAATCCTATAACGGCTATCATGTTGCGATATTGGATACGGACGAAATAAATGCCTTTGCAACGCCCGGCGGTCATGTGCTGGTTACCAAGGGACTCTTGTCTTGTACGGATTCTGAAGATGCTCTTGCCGGTGTCATAGCCCATGAGCTTGGGCACATTCAACTAAAGCACGGTATAGGAGCCATTAAGGCTAATAGAATAACTGCTGCCGCAGTAGAAAGTTCGGCAACAATGGCTGTAGGTTCCGAGAAAAAAGCGGAACTTAAATTTTTAGAAGATGCATCAAAAGAAATCGTAACAACCTTGGTAAATTCGGGTTATTCTAAAAGCCAAGAATATGATGCAGATCGTTTTGCCGTCAATCTGATGGCAAAGGCGGGATATGATCCCAAGGCTATGACCGAAATGCTTAAAATTATGAGTGAAAAACAGAAACATGACAGTAGAGGCTTCGGCAAAACTCACCCATCAGCCGTTTCCCGTATAAAATCCGTAGAAAAGGAATCAAAAAAACTTGCAGGCGACTATAACCGTTCTGCGAGGCTTAACCGCTATCAAAAGAATAAACTGAAATAA
- a CDS encoding clustered-type lipoprotein, which produces MQKNKSKLIFILILAILLFSCSKEVKEQKPVEAKVETSTKIEPKENEFLSKPEYNTHVKSPEQIKELEEKYKKSKTYEEKLDQLERELYRKEDVIIAQIPVAATDVDLEQKRAITGLYDHKKKVYNYTNFEEVIKEGDSYHCKQKVKTQNGRILDYNLQIKKPKFRKYYAVSGIELMSSIDIGNIDRKIIEQQLHEEIYDLKTDEKKDEMIKLFEDYENTQYPLFKEVVHTDWDTGVKTKGYKQYDMKILDYVKGNFTNSGYDEYFVMVYEDDPDPEIYDQFIERVRCFIVSEGKIINDYYITFPRGAFFWGDYTHLDLKKFDNFGFQFSQGRIADFNQNGINEIYFSVLFNIEPGNVLVVEFNGNEFITNYISIDTYDIASIDWNTKMITVNAVLSAVKGFNGWQEKIDTFVWSEELKEYVLFKRVYEYKRY; this is translated from the coding sequence ATGCAAAAAAATAAATCAAAACTTATTTTTATCTTAATATTAGCGATTCTTTTATTTTCGTGTTCTAAAGAGGTTAAAGAACAGAAGCCTGTCGAAGCAAAAGTTGAAACATCTACAAAAATTGAACCGAAAGAAAATGAATTTTTATCAAAGCCCGAATATAACACGCACGTGAAGAGTCCTGAACAAATTAAGGAATTAGAAGAAAAATACAAAAAAAGTAAAACATACGAAGAGAAACTTGATCAGCTTGAAAGAGAGCTTTATAGAAAAGAGGATGTTATTATAGCACAAATTCCTGTAGCTGCAACAGATGTTGATCTTGAACAGAAAAGGGCTATAACAGGCTTGTATGATCATAAAAAAAAGGTTTATAATTATACAAATTTTGAAGAAGTAATAAAAGAAGGAGATAGTTATCACTGCAAACAGAAGGTAAAAACTCAAAACGGCAGAATACTGGATTATAATTTACAAATTAAAAAACCGAAGTTCAGGAAGTATTATGCTGTTTCAGGAATTGAGCTTATGAGTTCTATAGATATAGGTAATATAGACAGAAAAATAATAGAACAACAATTACATGAGGAAATATACGATTTAAAAACTGATGAAAAAAAAGATGAAATGATAAAACTGTTTGAAGATTACGAAAACACACAATATCCTTTATTTAAAGAGGTTGTCCATACGGATTGGGACACGGGAGTCAAAACTAAGGGATATAAACAGTATGATATGAAAATCCTTGATTATGTAAAGGGGAACTTTACAAACTCAGGATATGATGAATATTTTGTTATGGTTTATGAAGATGACCCTGATCCGGAAATATATGATCAATTTATAGAAAGAGTGAGATGTTTTATAGTTTCTGAAGGTAAGATAATTAATGACTATTACATAACTTTTCCTCGCGGAGCTTTTTTTTGGGGTGATTACACACATCTCGATCTTAAAAAATTTGATAATTTTGGTTTTCAATTTTCACAAGGAAGGATTGCCGATTTTAATCAAAACGGAATAAATGAAATATATTTTTCTGTTTTATTTAATATAGAACCGGGCAATGTATTAGTTGTAGAATTTAATGGAAATGAATTTATAACTAATTATATATCTATTGATACCTATGATATAGCCTCTATTGATTGGAATACAAAAATGATAACAGTGAATGCTGTATTGAGTGCCGTTAAAGGCTTTAACGGATGGCAAGAGAAGATAGACACATTTGTTTGGAGTGAAGAGTTAAAAGAATATGTTCTTTTTAAAAGGGTATATGAATATAAAAGATACTAA
- a CDS encoding RecQ family ATP-dependent DNA helicase, whose translation MKNQNLKENDELYRWEDTPDDLYCPFVCETDNPEYSLEKTEDAVAVCAKNVFGIPSLYPWQRLAIANILDAVHAVDARIEAEQTELKNKDGEDSDKDAKTKFLQKITLNTEEEKITSLYDEDGIMRGRQIILLPTGAGKSLCFQVPALLLDGPTVIIYPLLALMSDQFRRMAEGGLEPVIFKGGQTKEEREAQLARMEGSDGKPPAKLIIANPEVLSGGTLIDRIAACNVVHLAIDEAHCVTEWGDSFRPAYLELTNIIKKLHPFAVSAFTATASPPVLQRIAEILFEGRAHLVRGESDRTNIIYFVKHCRVKNPALLEEVQKRKRPMVIFCSSRKGTEQTASFLRLRLNDENIRFYHAGLEREEKAETEKWFHEHKSGILICTCAWGMGVDKKDVKTVIHMDPSPTAEAYIQEAGRGGRDGSIAEAVLLWSPSDKKRIELLPEKQRLRAGVLKDFAESGKCRRAVLLKALGETRAEASNPDEEVIACSGCDICNKTAVQYPEDEKLFIKLIKANKRIFTQNEAIDFFSSKKTFWEAGDVKRLSAELLEEGLIKKLKTPLWKDKLSV comes from the coding sequence ATGAAAAATCAAAATTTAAAAGAAAACGATGAGTTGTACCGATGGGAGGATACGCCGGATGATCTTTATTGTCCCTTTGTCTGCGAGACCGATAATCCCGAATACAGTTTGGAAAAAACCGAAGATGCCGTTGCAGTTTGTGCAAAAAACGTTTTCGGTATTCCGTCGCTCTATCCTTGGCAGAGGCTGGCGATAGCCAACATTCTAGATGCGGTTCATGCAGTGGATGCCCGCATTGAAGCCGAACAAACCGAACTTAAAAATAAAGACGGGGAAGATTCGGACAAAGATGCAAAAACAAAATTTCTGCAAAAAATTACCTTAAACACCGAAGAAGAAAAAATAACGTCCCTTTACGATGAGGATGGAATTATGCGGGGCAGGCAAATTATTCTCCTTCCCACAGGAGCCGGAAAATCTTTGTGCTTTCAAGTTCCGGCCCTCCTGCTGGACGGGCCTACAGTAATCATCTATCCCCTCCTAGCCCTTATGAGCGATCAGTTTAGGCGAATGGCGGAGGGAGGACTTGAGCCTGTTATCTTTAAGGGCGGGCAAACTAAAGAAGAAAGAGAAGCCCAGCTTGCACGCATGGAAGGGAGCGACGGCAAGCCTCCTGCAAAGCTCATAATTGCAAACCCCGAAGTTCTTTCAGGCGGAACTCTTATAGATAGGATTGCAGCATGCAATGTGGTTCACTTGGCAATAGACGAAGCACACTGCGTTACCGAATGGGGAGACAGTTTTAGACCTGCCTATCTTGAGCTTACAAACATAATCAAAAAGCTTCATCCATTCGCCGTTTCAGCTTTTACGGCAACGGCGAGTCCTCCGGTTTTACAGCGTATAGCCGAAATTCTTTTTGAGGGCAGGGCTCATTTGGTTCGAGGCGAATCGGACAGAACAAATATAATTTATTTTGTAAAGCATTGCAGGGTAAAAAATCCTGCCCTTCTGGAAGAGGTGCAAAAAAGAAAAAGACCTATGGTTATTTTTTGTTCCAGCCGAAAGGGAACGGAACAGACGGCCTCATTTTTGCGCCTTCGTTTAAATGATGAAAATATAAGATTTTATCATGCAGGCCTCGAAAGAGAAGAAAAAGCCGAAACAGAAAAATGGTTCCATGAACATAAAAGCGGTATACTGATATGTACATGTGCATGGGGGATGGGTGTTGATAAGAAGGATGTTAAAACTGTAATTCACATGGATCCTTCTCCTACTGCCGAAGCCTATATTCAAGAAGCAGGAAGGGGCGGGCGTGACGGGAGCATTGCCGAAGCAGTTCTGCTATGGTCGCCTTCCGATAAAAAGAGGATAGAGCTTTTGCCCGAAAAACAGCGTCTTAGGGCAGGAGTTCTTAAAGACTTTGCCGAAAGCGGAAAGTGCCGCAGGGCGGTTCTATTAAAGGCCCTCGGTGAAACAAGGGCAGAAGCTTCCAATCCTGATGAAGAAGTAATCGCCTGTTCGGGCTGCGATATTTGTAATAAAACGGCGGTTCAATATCCCGAGGACGAAAAGCTTTTTATAAAGCTTATAAAAGCAAATAAAAGAATTTTTACTCAAAATGAAGCAATCGATTTTTTTTCTTCAAAGAAAACATTTTGGGAAGCCGGGGATGTAAAGCGTTTAAGTGCAGAGCTTCTCGAAGAGGGGCTTATCAAAAAATTGAAAACCCCTCTTTGGAAGGATAAGCTCAGTGTTTAG
- a CDS encoding CHASE2 domain-containing protein translates to MKKIRRLFFISIPVFFIVLFFIYLGVFKQAEYFFYDDRMNRTASYFSPSDEIVLVLVDQKSLNYAASERGWTWPWPREAYAEIVDFFSGGGAKSVAFDMLFTEPSSYGDVDDKKFADASKESGIVIQTVFFDRGQRIFPIDEIASSAKLIGNVNSLPDSDGTIRRARLFYSWKNYKIPTLGIASYFVGGNEDEALPEELNLRFTKSIDDYLPYSAGDILKAQADIRAGRESELNPEDFEDMYVFFGLYAPGLFDICQTPVSASYPGVGIHITLLDNILSGNRIVNTGFLINALIILICIILAGLPEIFSEKIKSRTASIIVNAVSFLVFVALYLFIAYYLFRLGIAIPAASVLAGMVLSFVASLAVSYMVEGKQRRYLKNAFKQYLSPAVIEQLIADPSQLKLGGERKEISIFFSDLQGFTSISESLTPEALTELLNDYLSDMSKIILDSGGTIDKYEGDAIIAFWNAPARVEHHARSAVEAAWACQKKLEERRADFEKRAQGRPFKMRIGLNTGFAIVGNMGSVSRFDYTMLGDSVNLAARLEGLNKQFGSYTMCAEAAKKQAEESGTVLRFRELARAAVVGKSEPVVVYEVMDEKTYNEKKALLDSFGRGLKEFYAGNFKEALNIFVQTEEADPPSKHYAEKCKTLISQKPEGEWLGIWKADTK, encoded by the coding sequence ATGAAGAAAATACGAAGGCTGTTTTTTATTTCCATTCCGGTTTTTTTCATTGTGCTTTTTTTTATTTATTTGGGAGTTTTTAAGCAGGCTGAATATTTTTTTTATGATGATAGAATGAATAGAACGGCTTCTTATTTTTCTCCCTCCGATGAAATTGTTTTAGTTTTAGTAGATCAAAAAAGCTTAAACTATGCAGCTTCCGAAAGGGGCTGGACGTGGCCTTGGCCGCGTGAAGCCTATGCTGAGATAGTCGATTTTTTTTCAGGCGGCGGAGCAAAGTCTGTAGCCTTTGATATGCTCTTTACGGAGCCTTCTTCCTATGGGGATGTTGATGATAAAAAATTTGCTGATGCGTCAAAGGAAAGCGGCATAGTTATTCAAACCGTTTTTTTTGACAGGGGGCAACGGATTTTCCCTATAGACGAAATTGCTTCATCCGCCAAACTTATAGGAAATGTAAACAGTCTTCCCGATTCTGACGGAACTATCAGGCGTGCTCGTCTTTTTTATTCGTGGAAAAATTATAAGATTCCTACTCTTGGAATTGCTTCTTATTTTGTGGGTGGGAATGAAGATGAGGCCTTGCCTGAGGAGCTTAATCTCCGCTTTACAAAAAGTATTGATGATTATTTGCCTTACAGTGCAGGCGATATTTTAAAGGCACAAGCCGACATAAGGGCGGGAAGGGAAAGCGAACTTAATCCTGAAGATTTTGAAGACATGTATGTTTTTTTCGGTCTCTATGCTCCCGGTCTTTTCGATATTTGTCAAACCCCCGTTTCCGCTTCATACCCGGGAGTCGGCATTCATATAACTCTTTTAGATAATATTCTTTCGGGTAATAGAATTGTAAACACCGGCTTTTTGATTAATGCTTTGATTATTTTAATTTGTATTATTCTTGCAGGTTTGCCCGAAATTTTTTCGGAAAAAATAAAATCCAGAACTGCTTCGATAATTGTAAATGCTGTGAGCTTTTTGGTTTTTGTTGCCCTCTATCTTTTCATCGCATATTATCTATTCCGTTTAGGAATTGCGATACCCGCGGCTTCGGTGCTTGCCGGAATGGTCTTATCTTTTGTTGCCTCCCTCGCAGTCAGTTACATGGTTGAAGGAAAACAAAGGCGTTATTTAAAAAATGCCTTTAAGCAGTATCTAAGCCCTGCCGTTATTGAACAGTTGATTGCCGACCCATCCCAATTAAAGCTCGGCGGGGAGCGTAAAGAAATATCGATTTTCTTTTCGGACTTGCAAGGTTTTACTTCAATCTCGGAGAGTTTAACCCCTGAGGCCCTTACCGAGCTTTTAAACGATTATCTTTCGGATATGAGTAAAATTATCTTGGATTCGGGCGGTACAATCGACAAGTATGAAGGTGATGCTATAATTGCTTTTTGGAATGCTCCTGCACGAGTGGAACATCATGCCCGTTCTGCCGTAGAAGCGGCTTGGGCTTGTCAAAAAAAACTTGAAGAAAGGCGTGCCGATTTTGAAAAGCGGGCTCAAGGCAGGCCCTTTAAAATGAGAATAGGGCTTAATACGGGCTTTGCCATTGTCGGCAACATGGGCTCGGTAAGCCGTTTCGATTATACAATGTTAGGTGATTCGGTAAACTTGGCCGCCCGCCTGGAAGGTTTAAATAAGCAATTCGGTTCTTACACAATGTGCGCTGAGGCCGCAAAAAAACAAGCTGAAGAAAGCGGTACAGTTCTAAGATTCAGAGAGCTTGCCCGTGCCGCCGTTGTAGGAAAATCCGAACCCGTAGTTGTTTATGAAGTCATGGACGAAAAAACTTATAACGAAAAAAAAGCCTTGCTCGATTCCTTTGGTAGAGGTTTAAAAGAATTCTATGCCGGAAACTTTAAAGAAGCCTTAAATATTTTTGTTCAAACGGAAGAAGCCGATCCTCCTTCAAAGCACTATGCAGAAAAATGTAAAACCCTTATTTCACAAAAACCTGAAGGCGAGTGGCTGGGCATTTGGAAGGCCGATACAAAATAA